A region from the Lolium perenne isolate Kyuss_39 chromosome 4, Kyuss_2.0, whole genome shotgun sequence genome encodes:
- the LOC127293873 gene encoding presenilin-like protein At2g29900 — protein MADGGPAPAVDVPVPVPGGGAPATILDSLGEDITRIVGPVSACMLIVVLLVSILSSPSSPSPLTAALNTAAAAGGDAGAGDDLTSALITAGTFVVFVTAATFLMALLFYFRCTPCLRAYMGFSAIWVLLALGGQICLLLLSRLRLPLDAVSFALLLPNAVAALALAAVSPASVPIALHQSALLAIAVLTAFWFTLLPEWTTWALLLAMAVYDLGAVLIPGGPLRVLLELAMERNEEIPALIYEARPVDPRHGQNWRLWASRQPPAGDLDPTSTADAIAEALRRRSNSADSLTQAAVGNPSLSQFLVPALSSDPANAQTREVLAALPETRVDVAALRVPLIQPQPDRTREQQDDDSDDEGGIGLGSSGAIKLGLGDFIFYSVLVGRAAMYDYMTVYACYLAIIAGLGVTLLLLAFFRKALPALPVSITLGVLFYVLTRTLLENFVMQCSTNFLMF, from the coding sequence ATGGCGGACGGCGGCCCAGCCCCCGCCGTCGACGTTCCCGTCCCCGTCCCCGGCGGCGGGGCGCCTGCCACCATACTCGACTCCCTCGGCGAGGACATCACCCGCATCGTCGGGCCAGTCTCCGCCTGCATGCttatcgtcgtcctcctcgtctcCATCCTATCCTCCCCCTCGTCCCCGTCCCCGCTCACCGCCGCCCTCAACACGGCCGCGGCCGCCGGCGGAGACGCCGGCGCGGGCGACGACCTCACCTCCGCGCTCATCACCGCCGGCACCTTCGTGGTCTTCGTCACGGCCGCGACCTTCCTCATGGCGCTGCTCTTCTACTTCCGCTGCACGCCCTGCCTCCGCGCCTACATGGGCTTCTCCGCGATCTGGGTCCTGCTCGCGCTCGGCGGCCAGATATGCCTCCTGCTCCTctcccgcctccgcctcccgctcgACGCCGTCTCCTTCGCGCTCCTCCTCCCCAACGCGGTGGCCGCGCTCGCGCTCGCCGCCGTCTCGCCGGCCTCCGTCCCCATCGCGCTCCACCAGTCCGCGCTCCTCGCCATCGCCGTGCTCACCGCCTTCTGGTTCACGCTGCTCCCGGAGTGGACCACCTGGGCGCTGCTCCTCGCCATGGCCGTCTACGATCTCGGGGCCGTCCTCATCCCCGGTGGCCCTCTAAGGGTCCTTCTCGAGCTAGCCATGGAGAGAAACGAGGAGATACCGGCATTGATCTACGAGGCAAGGCCAGTCGATCCCAGGCACGGCCAGAATTGGCGTCTTTGGGCCTCCAGGCAGCCTCCTGCTGGGGATTTGGATCCTACTTCCACAGCTGATGCGATCGCTGAGGCATTGAGGAGAAGAAGCAATTCAGCCGATTCCTTGACCCAAGCTGCCGTTGGTAATCCAAGCCTCAGCCAATTTCTAGTGCCAGCTTTGAGCTCTGATCCTGCCAATGCACAAACAAGGGAGGTGTTGGCAGCACTGCCAGAGACTAGAGTTGACGTTGCTGCACTGAGGGTGCCATTGATCCAGCCACAGCCAGATAGAACCAGGGAACAACaggacgacgacagcgacgatgaaGGCGGCATTGGGTTGGGCTCCTCAGGGGCCATCAAGCTTGGGCTGGGCGATTTCATATTCTACAGCGTGCTCGTCGGGAGGGCGGCTATGTACGACTACATGACGGTCTACGCATGCTATCTCGCCATCATTGCTGGGCTCGGTGTTACTCTGCTACTGCTGGCATTCTTCCGCAAGGCATTGCCTGCTCTGCCGGTGTCCATCACCCTCGGCGTCTTGTTTTACGTGCTCACTAGAACACTGCTCGAGAACTTTGTTATGCAGTGCTCCACAAATTTCCTCATGTTTTAG